The genomic stretch AAGTCAGCTGGGATGACAGAAACAgtacagcaacagcagcagttgCCTCAACACCATTCACAGCATCCTTATAAGTGCACAATGTGTAACTATTCTACCACTACTTTGAAAGGCCTCAGAGTTCATCAGCAGCACAAGCACTCATTTTGTGACAACTTACCAAAATATGATGGACTGCCATCCAACATGCCACAAGAGAGCGAGGCAGATGGTCTCACCTCTGTCAGCACAGTGAAGAAAAGCCAGACCTCAATTCTTGGTCTCTCGtctaaaaataactttgttgCTAAGGTCGCTCGGAAGGTGTCAAATGACTGCCCTTTGGATCTCTCACCAGTGAAGAAAAGAACTAGAATTGATGAAATAGCAAGCAACCTGCAgagcaaaataaaccaaaacaaacagcaagaaGATGCTGTGGTTAATGTAGACGatgatgaggaagaggaggaagacaaCGAGGTGGAGATAGAAGTGGAATTAGACAGAGAAGAAGAACAAACAGAACCAATGGTGGAGGTTTCTAGTTCTTATGCACCCCAGCAAATGTGGGGGAGAGAGACTAATGATTCCCAGAAGGACGCAAACTTCAGAAACATGCATCATGATTATAATTCCACCAATGGAGCAGAGATTGAGCTCACTTTatctgaagatgaggaagattatttttcttccattaacaTGAAAGACCAACAGAGCCCTAATGCCTCTGTTCTGGAAAGCCAGCCAAATATGTATGGCCCTGATCAGAACAACGAAAATGTGGAGATTAACAATTCTGGCAGGCTTTACTATTGTAAACACTGTGATTTTAGCAACAAATCTGCCAGGAGCGTTAGCACCCACTACCAACGGATGCACCCCTACATAAAATTCAGCTTTAGGTATATCTTGGATCCCAATGATCACAGTGCAGTATACAGATGCCTTGAGTGTTATATTGACTATACAAACTTTGAAGACCTGCAGCAACACTATGGAGAGCATCACCCTGAAGCTATGAATGTATTGAACTTCGATCACTCTGATCTGATCTACCGCTGTCGCTTCTGTTCTTACACTAGTCCAAATGTTAGAAGCCTGATGCCGCATTACCAAAGAATGCATCCAACAGTGAAAATTAACAATGCAATGATATTTTCAAGCTATGTTGTTGAGCAGCAAGAGGGGTTAAACACAGAGCCTCAGACACTGAGAGAGATCTTGAATTCTGCTCCAAAAACTATGGCAACCTCCACCCCTGTGGCTCATGGGACTACTGTGCCAGCAAGTTTTAACAAAAGTGCCACAAAGAGTTTTAGTCCTGAATGTGAAAATCAGAAAGCACCTTCAGTCAATTCTGTGGTTGTTTATGACTGTGATGTGTGCTCATTTGCAAGCCCTAACATGCATTCAGTTCTGGTGCATTACCAGAAAAAACACCCCGAAGAAAAAGCATCGTATTTCAGAATTCAGAAGACCATGCATATAGCTTCTGTTGACAGGGCCTCTGCCCTGGCTCAAATGTCTTTTGAGATGGGGGTGTCTGTCTCCTCAAAACTGTCCAACTTGGCTTCTCAACCTCCACCTCCCCCACCACTGCCCCCAGACCTTGCTCCTGAACTCTATTATTGCAAACACTGTTCATACAGCAACCGTTCAGTTGTGGGAGTGCTTGTCCACTACCAGAAAAGGCATCCGGAAATAAAAGTCACTGCCAAGTACATCAGGCAGGCACCCCCTACTGCGGCAATGATGAAGGCTGGTGAGCTGCCACCTGGGATTCAGAAACTGCCAGTGTCAGTGCAGCAATTGAGCCGGGGCAGTTCCGAGAGCTCTGTGAATCCCCTTGAGAACGAAATGttcttctgccagcactgcgATTATGGAAACCGGACCGTGAAAGGTGTGCTCATTCATTATCAAAAGAAGCATCGTGATTTCAAAGCCAACGCAGATGTGATTAGGCAACATACAGCCACCATTAGAAGCCTTTGTGATCATAACCAGAAGAAATCATCTGGCAGCATGCCTGCTCACACCTCCAACACTGAACAGGACAAGACAAAGCTGAGAGCCCTCAAATGCAGGCAGTGTAGCTACACATCACCTTACTTCTATGCGTTGAGGAAGCATATTAAGAAAGACCACCCGAATCTGAAGGCCACGGTCACGTCCATTCTAAGATGGGCATTTTTGGATGGCTTGATAGAAGCTGGTTATCACTGTGAATGGTGCATTTATTCACATACGGAACCAAGTGGTTTGCTTGTGCATTACCAAAGGAGACATCCTGAACATTATGTTGACTATACATATATGGCAACTAAACTCTGGGCAGGTCCGGATCCTTCCCCTCCTACCCTAGTGATGCCAACAGAGGCAAAGACCTATAAATGCAGAGACTGCATTTTTGAAGCATCTTCCATTTGGGATATTACTAATCACTACCAGGCTTTTCACCCTTGGGCTATGAATGGAGACGAATCTGTATTGTTAGACATCATTAAGGAGAAAGATGCTGCTGAGAAAATTGGCACACAACTTGATGAAGTTAGGGCCAGGATTAATTCTGAAAACCAGGTAACATCACAGATGGACCAAGATGTGGAGGACCCCGgcctttcccaggaaaaaacTATTCAGCTGACTTCTGCAAACCCTGCCATTTCCTCCTCTCCATATCAGTGTACAGTTTGCCAGTCTGAGTACAATAATTTGCATGGCCTCCTGACACATTATGGCAAAAAGCATCCTGGCATGAAAGTGAAAGCTGCTGACTTTGCACAGGACATAGACATTAACCCAGGGGCTGTGTACAAGTGCAGACATTGCCCATACATTAACACACGCATTCATGGTGTCCTCACACATTACCAGAAACGGCACCCATCAGTAAAGGTCACTGCTGAAGACTTTGTGCATGATGTGGAACAGTCGAATGACATTGCCCAGAATGACATAGAAGAGACCAGTAGGATTTTCAAGCAAGGCTATGGTGCCTACCGGTGCAAACTATGCCCTTACACCCATGGCACACTAGAGAAGCTCAAAATTCACTATGAGAAATACCATAATCAGCCTGAATTTGATGTTTTTGCTCAGTCACCGCCAAAGGTGTCTGCCTCAGTGGAGCCAGACATGGTAACTGAAATCAAGGCCCCCCCAGAAATTGCTGATgatggtgttggagaaatctcTACCTCAGCACCTCATTTTTCCAGTTCTCACTTAGTGTCTCACACAGTGTTCCGGTGTCAGCTCTGCAAATACTTCTGTTCTACCCGGAAGGGGATAGCCAGGCATTACCGCATCAAACACAATAATGTTCGGGCACAACCAGAAGGCAAGAACAACCTCTTCAAGTGTGCTTTGTGTTCCTACACCAACCCTATCCGCAAAGGGCTTGCAGCACACTACCAGAAAAGGCATGACATTGATGCTTACTACACTCATTGTTTAGCAGCCTCCAGGACAGTAAGCAACAAACCCAATAAAGTGATCATTCCATCTCCTCCCAAAGATGACACTCCTCAGTTAAGTGAGGAGCTGAGGAGGGctgtggaaaagaagaaatgctcGCTTTGTTCCTTTCAATCTTTTAGCAAAAAAGGTATTGTGTCCCACTACATGAAGCGTCACCCCGGTGTTTTTCCTAAGAAGCAGCATGCGAGCAAGCTGGGGGGTTACTTCTCTGCCGTGTATGCTGATGAACGTGAAAAG from Pelecanus crispus isolate bPelCri1 chromosome W, bPelCri1.pri, whole genome shotgun sequence encodes the following:
- the LOC142596516 gene encoding zinc finger protein 462-like isoform X1, with product MEVLQCDGCDFRAPSYEDLKAHIQDVHTAFLQPTDVSEENPSQPRSGSMNASNQTEIEFSSVKDEFTIADEIAGQNTTTQMGTGSYYSQSQSFYGQHMAPNPNPTNKFFQCKFCVRYFRSKNLLIEHTRKVHGAQVGGSSVGSHTAGSLNYSITMHEGFGKVFSCQFCTYKSPRRARIIKHQKMYHKNNLKESLTPTATSAVSELTSASAPVQEPCKELPAEVVERSILESMVKPLTKSRGNFCCEWCSYQTPRRERWCDHMMKKHRSMVKILSSLRQEQDRTSVPDVQSKSAQNASPNSNYISMNMTGHGMLNADVSNFRSSTGNSLIRPNSSISSKFSSVSYPQMKSKLPHNSGIVNLSDRSRYGVADMTNSSADLETNSMLNDSSSDEELNEVDSENGLNSVDHQTSGISAEQLMGSDGNKLLETKGIPFRRYMNRFQCPFCPFLTMHRRSISRHIENIHLSGKTAVYKCDECPFTCKSSLKLGAHRQCHAGTTSDWDTVNSQSENIVSSLNDNTVSYESGNINGRKSAGMTETVQQQQQLPQHHSQHPYKCTMCNYSTTTLKGLRVHQQHKHSFCDNLPKYDGLPSNMPQESEADGLTSVSTVKKSQTSILGLSSKNNFVAKVARKVSNDCPLDLSPVKKRTRIDEIASNLQSKINQNKQQEDAVVNVDDDEEEEEDNEVEIEVELDREEEQTEPMVEVSSSYAPQQMWGRETNDSQKDANFRNMHHDYNSTNGAEIELTLSEDEEDYFSSINMKDQQSPNASVLESQPNMYGPDQNNENVEINNSGRLYYCKHCDFSNKSARSVSTHYQRMHPYIKFSFRYILDPNDHSAVYRCLECYIDYTNFEDLQQHYGEHHPEAMNVLNFDHSDLIYRCRFCSYTSPNVRSLMPHYQRMHPTVKINNAMIFSSYVVEQQEGLNTEPQTLREILNSAPKTMATSTPVAHGTTVPASFNKSATKSFSPECENQKAPSVNSVVVYDCDVCSFASPNMHSVLVHYQKKHPEEKASYFRIQKTMHIASVDRASALAQMSFEMGVSVSSKLSNLASQPPPPPPLPPDLAPELYYCKHCSYSNRSVVGVLVHYQKRHPEIKVTAKYIRQAPPTAAMMKAGELPPGIQKLPVSVQQLSRGSSESSVNPLENEMFFCQHCDYGNRTVKGVLIHYQKKHRDFKANADVIRQHTATIRSLCDHNQKKSSGSMPAHTSNTEQDKTKLRALKCRQCSYTSPYFYALRKHIKKDHPNLKATVTSILRWAFLDGLIEAGYHCEWCIYSHTEPSGLLVHYQRRHPEHYVDYTYMATKLWAGPDPSPPTLVMPTEAKTYKCRDCIFEASSIWDITNHYQAFHPWAMNGDESVLLDIIKEKDAAEKIGTQLDEVRARINSENQVTSQMDQDVEDPGLSQEKTIQLTSANPAISSSPYQCTVCQSEYNNLHGLLTHYGKKHPGMKVKAADFAQDIDINPGAVYKCRHCPYINTRIHGVLTHYQKRHPSVKVTAEDFVHDVEQSNDIAQNDIEETSRIFKQGYGAYRCKLCPYTHGTLEKLKIHYEKYHNQPEFDVFAQSPPKVSASVEPDMVTEIKAPPEIADDGVGEISTSAPHFSSSHLVSHTVFRCQLCKYFCSTRKGIARHYRIKHNNVRAQPEGKNNLFKCALCSYTNPIRKGLAAHYQKRHDIDAYYTHCLAASRTVSNKPNKVIIPSPPKDDTPQLSEELRRAVEKKKCSLCSFQSFSKKGIVSHYMKRHPGVFPKKQHASKLGGYFSAVYADEREKSTPAEERNDFENPEVESEAQETEWLPFGCIKCFKLSFSTAELLCMHYADHHSKDLKRDFTILGSGTRSHNAVYQCKHCDTKLHSMAELTSHLNNHNEEFQKRAKRQERRKQLLSKQKYADGAFTDFKQERAFGQLEDDSKLKERKVVGYKCKFCVEVHPTLRAICNHLRKHVQYGNVSSVSATVKGLRSHERSHLALAMFTREDKYSCQYCSFVSAFRHNLDRHMQTHHGHHKPFRCKLCPFKSSYNSRLKTHILKAHAGEHAYKCSSCTFSTMTISQLKEHSLRVHGKALTLPRPRVVSLSASLGYHTSKNHTSAEEVEDSNDSSYSEPPDVQQQLNHYQSAALARNNNISRIPLSVSAAGVEKTEAILNCEFCEFSSGYIQSIRRHYRDKHGGKKLFKCKDCSFYTGFKSAFTMHVEAGHSAVPEEGPKDLRCPLCLYHTKYKRNMIDHIVLHREERVVPIEVCRSKLSKYLQGVIFRCDKCTFTCSSDESLQQHIKKHNELNPYKCQLCYYETKHTEELDTHLRDEHKVSRNFELVGRVNLDQLEQMKGKTESSSSDEEEKELSHKTEERESMMYPDSGAPEKRFPCEFCGRSFTEGSEWERHVLRHGMALNESKQGTREDSKLKENTEKTINTLTVEEKESTEKMVVDLSHNSETTVSVVATDKPLREISEAKNQ